In Trichocoleus desertorum NBK24, the following are encoded in one genomic region:
- the trpS gene encoding tryptophan--tRNA ligase yields the protein MAKQRVLSGIQPTGNLHLGNYLGAIRNWVEGQSQYENFFCVVDLHAITAPHNPATLAADTYAIAAIYLACGIDLQHAHIFVQSHVPAHSELTWLLNCITPLNWLEDMIQFKEKAVRQGENVNVGLLDYPVLMAADILLYQADKVPVGEDQKQHLELTRDIAARFNHQFCKDKYPTFKLPEPLIRAAGARVMSLTDGTRKMSKSDPSDLSRINVLDAPEQIQNKIKRCKTDPVRGLEFDNLERPECNNLLTLYMLMSGKTKAEVTAECQDMGWGQFKPLLTETTISALKPIQDKYNDIMADKGYLESVLRKGQEAAAAIANQTLNQAKSALGYALPL from the coding sequence ATGGCTAAGCAGCGGGTTCTTTCTGGCATTCAACCGACGGGCAATCTCCACTTAGGAAACTACTTAGGAGCCATTCGCAATTGGGTGGAAGGCCAAAGCCAATACGAAAATTTTTTCTGTGTCGTCGATCTCCATGCCATTACTGCACCCCACAATCCAGCTACCTTGGCAGCTGACACCTACGCGATCGCAGCGATTTACTTGGCTTGTGGCATCGACTTGCAGCACGCCCACATCTTTGTGCAGTCCCACGTCCCAGCCCACAGCGAATTAACCTGGTTGCTGAACTGCATTACCCCGCTGAACTGGCTGGAAGACATGATTCAGTTCAAGGAAAAAGCGGTGCGGCAAGGCGAGAATGTCAATGTGGGCCTGCTCGACTATCCGGTGCTGATGGCCGCCGATATTTTGCTTTACCAAGCTGATAAAGTCCCAGTGGGAGAAGACCAAAAGCAGCACCTAGAGCTAACTCGTGACATTGCCGCACGGTTTAATCATCAGTTTTGTAAAGACAAATATCCGACCTTTAAGCTGCCAGAGCCACTGATTCGGGCGGCAGGTGCGCGAGTCATGAGCTTGACCGACGGCACTCGCAAAATGTCTAAATCTGATCCTTCAGACTTGAGTCGGATCAACGTTTTAGATGCGCCTGAGCAGATTCAAAACAAGATTAAGCGCTGCAAAACTGACCCCGTCAGAGGGTTAGAGTTTGACAACCTAGAACGGCCTGAGTGCAACAACTTGTTGACGCTCTATATGCTCATGTCAGGCAAAACTAAAGCTGAGGTGACGGCAGAGTGTCAGGATATGGGTTGGGGCCAGTTCAAGCCTTTATTGACTGAAACTACGATCAGCGCTCTCAAGCCCATCCAAGACAAATACAACGACATCATGGCGGATAAGGGCTATTTGGAATCAGTGCTGCGCAAAGGCCAAGAAGCTGCTGCTGCGATCGCCAACCAAACCCTGAACCAGGCAAAATCAGCCTTGGGCTATGCCTTGCCCTTATAA
- a CDS encoding metal ABC transporter permease: MLLGCLPWLQVDQWQLAVIDLNQFIDLLQFPFMQRAIAGGILMGVLGGLLGCFVTLRQLSFFSHAVGHAALVGVALGVLLQLNPTWMLLPFTLLFGLAVLYLIDQTDLWSDNILSIVLSGALAIGVILTSFIQGYRGNLMGVLFGDILAINRTDLVLTLLLLIVSAIFLLSTLRQQILLTLNQAVAQVQGISVQLHRYLFVVLLSLAVAVSIKAIGILLVNAFLVIPASTAKLLSQRFARFLLLSVAIGALSSIMGMLVSGALNFASGPSIVLVQFVLFLVVLSLTKLRALPT, from the coding sequence ATGCTTCTAGGCTGTCTTCCTTGGCTTCAGGTTGATCAGTGGCAGTTGGCTGTTATTGATCTCAATCAATTCATTGACCTCCTGCAATTTCCGTTCATGCAACGGGCGATCGCCGGAGGAATCTTGATGGGAGTGTTAGGTGGACTACTCGGTTGCTTTGTGACCCTGCGCCAGTTGTCATTTTTTAGTCATGCTGTGGGTCATGCAGCCTTAGTTGGAGTCGCTTTGGGCGTTTTGCTCCAGTTAAACCCCACTTGGATGCTGCTACCTTTCACCCTCCTGTTTGGTTTAGCGGTGCTTTACCTGATTGACCAAACCGACTTGTGGAGTGACAACATCCTCAGCATTGTCCTCTCAGGCGCTTTAGCGATCGGGGTGATCCTGACTAGCTTTATTCAGGGCTATCGCGGGAACCTGATGGGAGTGTTGTTCGGCGATATCCTAGCCATCAACCGCACCGACTTGGTGCTGACTCTCCTGTTGTTGATCGTCAGTGCTATTTTTTTGCTATCGACGCTCCGACAACAAATCCTGCTGACGCTCAATCAAGCGGTCGCTCAAGTGCAAGGAATTTCAGTCCAACTGCACCGATATTTGTTTGTGGTCCTGCTGTCTCTTGCCGTTGCCGTTTCTATCAAGGCGATCGGTATTTTGCTCGTGAATGCCTTTTTGGTTATTCCAGCCTCGACTGCCAAGTTGCTGAGCCAACGTTTTGCTCGTTTCTTGCTCCTATCAGTTGCGATCGGAGCGCTCAGTAGCATCATGGGCATGTTGGTATCTGGAGCACTGAATTTTGCTTCTGGCCCTAGTATTGTGTTAGTTCAATTTGTGCTTTTTTTGGTCGTTCTTAGTCTAACTAAGCTAAGAGCGTTACCAACCTAA
- a CDS encoding glycosyltransferase, producing the protein MQLKYALVHEWLTPKATGGSELVVQEILQHVDADLYALIDFESTNPDSYLFKRQIGATFLQHFPGAREGVQKYLPLLPLAIEQLDLRPYDVILSSSHAVAKGVLTGPHQLHICYCHTPMRYAWDLTFDYLRSSALGRGVPGWATRWLLHYLRQWDVLSANRVDYFIANSYNTARRIWRYYRRPATVIYPPVHTERFPFQAQKQDFYLTVSRLVSYKKTSLIVRAFNQLGRSLVVIGSGPELQELRKIAQPNVQVLGWQPDAVVEKYMAEAKAFVYAAHEDFGIAPVEAQACGTPVIAYGAGGALETVRDVRQYPDAATGVLFSTQSEVALIEAVEYFEAHAQAFQPEVVRSHALTFDAKAFVQQYLSFVEHSCQEFRSSDPSGALSFRPKLP; encoded by the coding sequence GTGCAATTAAAGTACGCGCTGGTTCATGAATGGTTAACGCCAAAAGCAACAGGGGGTTCGGAACTAGTTGTGCAGGAGATCTTGCAGCATGTGGATGCTGACCTCTATGCATTAATTGATTTCGAATCTACAAATCCGGACAGCTATTTGTTTAAGCGTCAGATCGGCGCGACTTTCTTGCAGCATTTTCCGGGTGCTCGCGAGGGTGTGCAGAAGTATTTGCCTCTATTGCCTCTGGCGATCGAACAACTGGATTTGCGTCCGTATGATGTGATTCTCTCTTCTTCCCACGCGGTGGCTAAAGGAGTCCTAACTGGCCCCCATCAGTTGCATATTTGTTATTGCCATACACCCATGCGCTATGCCTGGGATCTAACCTTCGACTACTTGCGCAGCAGTGCTTTAGGGCGTGGAGTTCCAGGGTGGGCAACTCGCTGGCTACTGCACTATCTGCGGCAATGGGATGTCTTATCTGCGAATCGGGTGGATTATTTCATTGCCAACTCTTACAACACAGCTCGTCGGATTTGGCGCTACTATCGGCGTCCAGCTACAGTGATTTATCCACCTGTGCATACGGAGCGATTTCCCTTCCAGGCTCAGAAACAGGACTTTTACCTTACCGTTTCTCGCTTGGTGAGCTACAAGAAAACCTCGCTGATTGTGCGTGCTTTTAATCAGTTAGGGCGATCGCTGGTGGTGATTGGGAGTGGCCCAGAACTGCAAGAGCTACGCAAAATCGCCCAGCCGAATGTACAAGTGTTGGGTTGGCAGCCAGATGCAGTCGTGGAGAAATACATGGCCGAGGCGAAGGCTTTTGTTTATGCGGCTCATGAAGATTTTGGCATCGCTCCGGTTGAGGCTCAAGCCTGTGGTACCCCTGTGATTGCTTATGGGGCAGGAGGAGCCTTGGAAACGGTGCGAGATGTGCGGCAGTATCCTGATGCTGCGACAGGAGTTTTGTTCTCAACTCAATCGGAGGTGGCTTTAATTGAAGCGGTGGAGTATTTTGAAGCTCATGCCCAAGCATTTCAGCCTGAGGTGGTGCGATCGCATGCCCTAACCTTTGACGCTAAGGCGTTTGTGCAACAATATCTCAGCTTTGTGGAACACTCCTGCCAAGAATTTCGGTCTAGCGATCCCAGTGGGGCATTGTCTTTTAGACCTAAATTACCGTAG
- a CDS encoding sugar transferase, which yields MTAESQLISGKTIRAIFKRGLPPVTLISLDGELPKRVFDIGFSLAVLVLFSPVYLLLALLIALSSPGPIFYVQERIGKNRQPFGCIKFRTMVANADEVLLHLLATSPEARQEFEANFKLKYDPRITWIGRFLRVTSLDEFPQFWNVLKGDMSVVGPRPLVEEELPKYGRYMDRILTIQPGITGLWQVSGRNDIPYHRRVQMDLYYVNARNLWMDLWLIVKTIGVVIFPSKNGAY from the coding sequence ATGACTGCCGAAAGTCAACTTATCTCCGGCAAGACAATTCGGGCGATTTTTAAGCGGGGCTTGCCGCCAGTTACGTTAATTAGTCTAGACGGAGAGCTTCCCAAGCGGGTGTTTGATATTGGGTTTTCGCTTGCGGTTTTGGTTTTGTTCTCTCCGGTTTATCTACTCCTGGCCCTGTTGATTGCCCTTAGCTCTCCAGGGCCGATTTTTTATGTCCAAGAACGAATTGGCAAGAATCGTCAACCGTTTGGTTGCATCAAATTCAGAACAATGGTGGCAAATGCTGACGAGGTGTTACTCCACCTGTTGGCAACTTCCCCAGAAGCCCGGCAAGAATTTGAAGCCAATTTCAAACTGAAATACGATCCTCGCATTACCTGGATCGGTCGATTTTTGCGGGTTACAAGCCTGGATGAGTTCCCGCAATTTTGGAATGTGTTGAAGGGTGATATGAGCGTCGTGGGTCCTCGGCCTCTGGTAGAGGAAGAGTTACCAAAATACGGCAGATACATGGATCGAATTTTGACCATTCAACCTGGAATTACAGGACTCTGGCAAGTTTCAGGACGAAATGATATTCCTTATCATCGTCGTGTTCAAATGGATCTTTACTATGTCAACGCTCGTAACCTTTGGATGGATCTCTGGTTAATCGTGAAGACAATTGGCGTAGTTATATTTCCGAGCAAAAATGGTGCTTACTGA